The following proteins are co-located in the Heliorestis convoluta genome:
- a CDS encoding glycosyltransferase, producing the protein MSRPIRVLHIIGGGEIGGAEIHILDLARHLSPGKIEVHLCCLFPAPLLQWAEQQGIPAVAVPMRSKFDLFSLWKVAQVIRKIDPQIVHTHGVRANMIGRLAAALVGSRKIVTTVHSVLEHDYPDAVARRLNFWLERATAGLTDRYIAISDFIKQNIVDQGIPREKITVIHNGIELEKFTGPLLLPEEPKGLCPRECIDIREYDFDSEELSLDLVKEHSKVSLKEQEDIATHQDSLKSVDGKSSEQGSKGFDGNPEKRKKPQTALSYCVNSFTLDQSAAPICRDQEAQQLRAHYGLNACTPLVGMVGRFHPVKGHEVLVKAAKEIVKLHRDVRFLLVGDGFHRPEIEKIVIEEGLSPYFIFAGFRDDVTVIYRAIDILALPSLSEGLCLTVMESMISGCPVVASRVGGIPEVISDGKDGVLVPAGDPLALAAGIVNLLENRDKMKRLSQAAMKTIEERFTVQKMAERTEAFYEHIVNEDKLKLTNNNKAPKEKAKKSKWI; encoded by the coding sequence ATGTCCAGGCCTATCCGAGTATTGCATATAATTGGCGGAGGGGAAATCGGCGGCGCCGAGATTCATATCCTGGACTTAGCCAGACATCTTTCACCTGGGAAAATCGAGGTGCATTTGTGTTGCCTTTTTCCAGCACCCCTCTTGCAATGGGCAGAGCAGCAAGGGATCCCTGCTGTTGCTGTGCCTATGCGAAGCAAATTCGATCTTTTCAGCTTATGGAAAGTCGCTCAGGTTATCCGGAAGATTGATCCCCAAATCGTTCACACCCATGGGGTTCGGGCCAATATGATTGGTCGTTTGGCTGCTGCGCTAGTAGGATCCCGCAAAATCGTTACGACGGTTCACAGTGTATTGGAACACGATTACCCTGATGCAGTTGCACGCCGTCTTAATTTCTGGCTGGAGCGAGCCACAGCGGGCCTCACCGATCGATATATCGCCATTTCTGACTTTATTAAGCAAAATATTGTTGACCAAGGGATTCCGCGTGAGAAGATCACTGTTATCCACAACGGCATTGAATTGGAAAAATTCACAGGTCCGTTGCTGTTACCTGAAGAGCCAAAAGGTCTTTGTCCTCGAGAATGTATCGACATAAGAGAATATGACTTTGACAGTGAAGAGCTGAGTCTCGATCTAGTAAAAGAACACAGCAAGGTGTCTTTGAAAGAACAAGAAGACATTGCTACTCACCAAGATAGCCTTAAAAGCGTAGACGGTAAGAGTAGCGAACAAGGTAGCAAAGGCTTTGATGGCAATCCTGAGAAGAGAAAAAAGCCCCAAACAGCCCTTTCCTATTGTGTGAATTCTTTTACCCTTGATCAGAGTGCAGCACCGATTTGCCGTGATCAAGAAGCACAGCAACTGCGAGCCCATTATGGTCTCAATGCCTGCACACCTCTTGTCGGCATGGTTGGGCGTTTTCACCCTGTCAAAGGTCATGAAGTGCTTGTAAAAGCAGCCAAAGAAATCGTAAAGCTTCATCGCGATGTTCGTTTTCTCTTGGTGGGAGATGGCTTTCACCGCCCAGAGATTGAAAAAATCGTGATCGAAGAAGGCTTGTCGCCTTATTTCATTTTTGCTGGTTTTCGAGATGATGTAACGGTCATTTACAGAGCCATCGACATTCTCGCCTTGCCTTCTTTATCAGAAGGTCTCTGTCTGACTGTAATGGAAAGCATGATCAGTGGTTGCCCTGTAGTGGCCAGTCGTGTTGGAGGAATTCCTGAAGTGATTAGCGACGGCAAAGACGGTGTGCTCGTCCCTGCAGGCGATCCCCTTGCTCTTGCCGCTGGCATTGTGAATCTTCTAGAGAATCGAGATAAGATGAAACGCCTCAGCCAAGCAGCCATGAAAACAATCGAAGAGCGTTTCACAGTGCAAAAAATGGCAGAACGTACTGAGGCTTTTTACGAGCATATTGTGAACGAGGACAAGCTAAAACTTACAAATAACAATAAAGCACCCAAAGAAAAGGCAAAAAAGAGCAAGTGGATCTAG
- the murJ gene encoding murein biosynthesis integral membrane protein MurJ, protein MPKANRIAQAAVLIMVVTLAGRFFGFIREMLTANYFPVELVDAYVVAYTLPNIFGVTMTGAFMAAFIPAFTKLLVADEKERAWRLGSTIFNIVFIAFTFLVILGIIFAPTVVKLIAPGFSGERLDLTVDLMRIMFPTLIFVSVAGITMGMLNSYDHFLVPALGPLVASMSVIGAIIFLSPTMGVYALAVGILFGLFLQLAIQVPILPRYGFRYKMTMDLKDPLVRQVGLLIVPVIIGVGIGQVNILIDRILASGLEAGSIAALNFANQVMQLPMGIFVQAIAVPIFPALSALVARGDFAGMQRAFGRGTNYYTLLLIPMTVGMMVLAIPTIRLIFERGAFTPENTIATSIALFWYALGILPSAMRDLYTRVFYALQDTKTPVKIGALSVAIHIVLNLLLIGPMGHGGLALATSISTALNMIVLGWILWKRTGGWNLSGQLVVFGKTLFAAAIMGVVVYFVNDYLYQLVGYQRGFGEIIQLAGAIGTGFAVYAFLVWIMGIEEVNMAIDMAREKGGALIAKIRS, encoded by the coding sequence ATGCCCAAAGCGAATCGCATCGCCCAAGCCGCAGTCCTCATTATGGTGGTGACGCTGGCAGGGCGTTTTTTCGGTTTTATCCGTGAAATGCTTACGGCCAACTATTTTCCCGTTGAGCTAGTAGATGCTTACGTCGTTGCCTACACACTACCAAATATTTTTGGCGTTACCATGACAGGCGCTTTTATGGCTGCTTTTATTCCTGCCTTTACCAAATTGTTGGTGGCAGATGAAAAAGAAAGAGCCTGGCGCTTGGGCTCTACCATTTTTAACATTGTATTTATCGCTTTTACCTTTCTGGTCATTCTAGGTATTATTTTTGCGCCCACTGTGGTCAAGCTTATTGCGCCTGGTTTTTCTGGAGAACGTCTAGATCTGACGGTTGATCTTATGCGGATTATGTTTCCCACCTTGATCTTTGTCTCCGTGGCGGGCATTACCATGGGAATGCTAAATTCCTATGATCACTTTCTCGTCCCGGCCTTAGGTCCACTGGTGGCTTCCATGTCAGTCATCGGCGCCATAATTTTTCTTTCGCCGACCATGGGCGTCTATGCCCTCGCTGTAGGCATTTTGTTTGGACTTTTTTTACAGTTGGCCATACAAGTACCCATCTTACCACGATACGGCTTTCGTTATAAGATGACCATGGATCTAAAAGATCCGCTGGTTCGTCAGGTGGGCTTGTTAATCGTGCCAGTTATTATTGGCGTAGGCATTGGGCAAGTCAATATTTTAATTGACCGCATCCTTGCCTCTGGATTAGAAGCGGGGAGTATCGCTGCACTAAACTTTGCCAACCAAGTTATGCAATTGCCCATGGGCATTTTTGTCCAAGCCATTGCTGTGCCTATTTTTCCAGCTCTATCTGCCTTGGTGGCCCGCGGTGACTTTGCAGGCATGCAACGAGCTTTCGGCCGCGGTACCAACTACTATACCCTTTTGCTCATACCTATGACCGTAGGCATGATGGTCCTAGCTATACCAACCATTCGTTTGATATTTGAAAGAGGCGCTTTTACGCCAGAAAATACAATTGCCACATCCATTGCGCTCTTCTGGTATGCTTTAGGCATTTTACCTTCCGCCATGCGCGATCTATATACGCGTGTCTTTTACGCTCTACAAGATACCAAAACACCTGTAAAAATTGGCGCTTTATCAGTCGCCATACATATTGTGTTAAATCTTTTGCTCATTGGTCCCATGGGCCACGGCGGGCTGGCTCTAGCCACATCTATCTCCACAGCCCTCAATATGATCGTTCTTGGCTGGATTTTATGGAAGCGCACTGGTGGCTGGAACTTGTCCGGTCAACTTGTTGTCTTCGGCAAGACTTTGTTTGCAGCGGCTATCATGGGTGTAGTCGTTTACTTTGTCAATGATTACCTCTACCAACTCGTAGGCTACCAGCGAGGATTTGGTGAAATTATCCAACTTGCAGGTGCCATCGGTACAGGTTTTGCCGTCTATGCTTTCCTCGTCTGGATCATGGGCATTGAAGAAGTGAACATGGCCATCGATATGGCTCGCGAAAAAGGCGGCGCTCTCATAGCAAAGATTCGTTCATAA
- a CDS encoding class I SAM-dependent methyltransferase, with translation MTLSVSTLKLLNKLFPQPAHPLNMAQDGTKSTAQWQMERGGETLRYFLQAVSEKELFQDRTVLDMGCGPGGKTCYYGTRGVKKVVGLDLLPDFIAEAQALAEQEGLGERVDFVAADATAMPFADETFDVIIANDFMEHVGNPEGALREAHRVLRKGGRLYVNFPPYYHPYGAHLSDAIAIPWVHRFFSEETLIQAYKDLVRAYPDGEKRIAFRFSKDEKGQEYLSYVNGMTIERFEKILQKTPYLKVAYYREAPLRDFLAPLSKNPSLREYLVRMVVVILEKK, from the coding sequence GTGACTCTATCAGTCTCTACGCTTAAACTTTTGAACAAGCTATTTCCACAACCAGCCCACCCTTTGAACATGGCCCAGGATGGAACAAAAAGCACGGCGCAGTGGCAGATGGAGCGCGGTGGCGAGACCTTGCGCTATTTTCTGCAGGCAGTATCGGAAAAAGAGCTATTTCAAGATCGTACGGTTCTCGACATGGGCTGTGGGCCCGGTGGTAAGACCTGTTATTATGGGACCCGTGGTGTCAAAAAGGTGGTAGGACTTGACTTACTGCCTGATTTTATCGCGGAAGCCCAAGCTCTCGCAGAGCAAGAAGGCCTAGGGGAACGCGTTGACTTTGTGGCAGCAGATGCAACAGCCATGCCCTTTGCCGACGAAACCTTTGACGTCATTATCGCCAATGACTTTATGGAACACGTAGGCAATCCCGAAGGCGCTTTACGTGAAGCCCACAGGGTCTTAAGAAAAGGGGGGCGTCTCTATGTGAACTTCCCACCTTACTACCACCCCTACGGCGCCCACCTATCCGATGCCATCGCCATTCCCTGGGTACATCGCTTTTTCTCCGAAGAAACACTGATTCAAGCCTACAAAGACCTAGTACGAGCCTATCCAGACGGCGAAAAACGAATCGCCTTTCGCTTTAGCAAAGATGAAAAAGGGCAAGAGTACCTAAGCTACGTCAACGGTATGACCATCGAACGCTTCGAAAAAATACTCCAAAAAACACCCTACCTGAAAGTAGCCTATTACCGAGAAGCACCCTTAAGAGACTTCCTAGCCCCCTTAAGTAAAAACCCCTCTTTACGAGAATACCTCGTCCGCATGGTCGTCGTAATACTAGAAAAAAAGTAA
- a CDS encoding O-antigen ligase family protein, translating to MTLLNIIQTLQQVIVNSLFVRILLYLYGGLFQIEKLWRSSIFHRYLEKAAQGASRGLVGRYFSSDPLERLQRQRSSSFVVALGATLTKPVRSLRLKFIDLLEEISRGSIVATIVRHLACPEGWQLGGLARAGLAFLVGLTVALALLGAMTFFKAFVFAGTLLLFYLWRNSLVTVQAIWDKSVPAKVTDFFVPSALQKDEPLHSVDVDDNYRVAPPLEGFSAYVMYGLLLLFGAVIGFLWVRFNSPYVLVLPLILLSLQLLFFRPILGLWALALYGPIDWFLRQQVNMFGIPTWWDEALLLLMVGAIVAHWLSQRDFQWKHHPTFYALTAFIAIMLFMFLIDYTYPRIQVPIDGLRVIVQHMLWFYLAVQLLRHTKEALTLLVGFTLATTLIALHGVYQYITGAPMPSTWVDQAEVGIRTRAYSIIGSPNVLGGLLVLSTPIALALAYRGTPAQRLFYLGCAAVMGLCMVVTFSRGAWLGLALGIILFGAIYDRRLIAAFLIGAILLPIALPSVADRVSYLLSPDYMNKSAQGGRIDRWNMALDKVQEKPLTGIGLGQFGGAAADHNKNLLGHRTIYTDNYYLKTAAETGLIGLVSFIALMIAVMRMAFGVAIHAPPRLKALATGIACGLTGVVFHNAVENVFEVPMMVILFWLFVALVWKFREPDSGVTKGA from the coding sequence GTGACTCTTCTGAATATCATTCAAACGCTTCAGCAAGTAATTGTCAACAGCCTCTTTGTAAGAATATTGCTCTACCTCTACGGCGGCCTTTTTCAGATTGAAAAATTATGGCGTTCTAGCATTTTCCATCGCTATCTGGAAAAAGCAGCGCAAGGGGCTTCGCGAGGCCTGGTGGGGCGCTATTTTTCCTCAGACCCGCTGGAGCGCTTGCAGCGCCAACGATCTTCTTCTTTTGTTGTTGCCCTTGGAGCTACCCTTACCAAGCCGGTGCGTTCTCTTCGATTAAAGTTCATTGATTTACTAGAAGAAATCTCCCGGGGAAGCATTGTAGCTACCATTGTGCGACACCTTGCTTGCCCTGAAGGGTGGCAACTAGGTGGACTGGCTCGAGCTGGGCTCGCTTTTCTTGTAGGTTTAACGGTGGCACTTGCCTTGCTTGGTGCTATGACCTTTTTCAAAGCCTTTGTCTTTGCCGGGACCTTGCTCCTATTTTACCTCTGGCGAAATAGCCTTGTCACGGTGCAAGCCATCTGGGACAAATCAGTGCCTGCAAAAGTAACTGACTTTTTCGTGCCTTCGGCTCTTCAAAAAGATGAGCCTCTTCATTCTGTTGACGTTGACGATAATTATAGGGTGGCGCCACCTTTGGAAGGCTTCAGTGCTTACGTCATGTATGGTCTTCTTCTGCTTTTTGGTGCTGTGATTGGCTTTTTGTGGGTACGATTTAACAGTCCCTACGTCCTTGTATTGCCCCTGATACTGCTGTCTTTGCAATTGCTCTTTTTCCGTCCTATTCTAGGGCTCTGGGCGCTGGCTCTTTATGGCCCTATTGACTGGTTTTTGCGACAGCAGGTGAACATGTTTGGCATTCCAACGTGGTGGGATGAGGCACTTTTATTGCTTATGGTGGGTGCCATTGTTGCCCACTGGCTTAGTCAAAGAGATTTTCAATGGAAGCACCATCCCACATTCTACGCACTTACTGCTTTCATTGCCATTATGCTCTTTATGTTTCTCATTGACTACACCTATCCACGAATTCAGGTTCCCATCGATGGCTTACGCGTAATTGTGCAGCATATGCTTTGGTTCTACTTGGCTGTACAATTGCTACGTCATACCAAAGAAGCGCTTACCTTACTCGTTGGATTTACGCTGGCTACCACGCTGATTGCCTTGCATGGCGTTTATCAGTACATTACAGGAGCACCCATGCCTTCAACGTGGGTCGATCAAGCCGAAGTAGGCATTCGCACACGTGCTTATTCCATTATTGGCAGCCCCAACGTTTTAGGCGGTTTACTTGTTCTTTCTACTCCTATTGCTTTAGCACTGGCCTATCGAGGCACACCTGCACAACGGCTTTTCTATCTAGGTTGTGCAGCCGTTATGGGCCTTTGTATGGTCGTTACCTTTTCCCGTGGCGCCTGGCTCGGTCTCGCTTTGGGCATTATCCTTTTTGGTGCCATTTATGATCGTCGTTTGATAGCAGCTTTCTTAATTGGCGCTATTTTGCTTCCCATTGCCTTGCCTTCTGTGGCAGACCGAGTTAGCTATTTGTTGAGCCCTGACTACATGAACAAGTCAGCCCAAGGGGGTCGTATTGACCGCTGGAATATGGCTTTAGATAAAGTTCAAGAAAAGCCACTAACAGGGATCGGCCTTGGTCAGTTTGGTGGCGCTGCCGCTGATCATAACAAAAATCTTCTCGGTCATCGCACAATCTATACGGATAACTATTATTTGAAAACGGCTGCTGAGACAGGCCTGATTGGTCTTGTTTCTTTTATCGCTTTAATGATTGCTGTTATGCGCATGGCTTTTGGTGTGGCCATTCATGCGCCTCCTCGCTTGAAGGCTTTGGCTACAGGTATTGCTTGTGGTCTGACCGGTGTTGTTTTCCATAATGCTGTGGAAAATGTTTTTGAAGTGCCTATGATGGTTATTTTGTTCTGGCTTTTTGTGGCCTTGGTTTGGAAGTTTCGTGAGCCTGATTCGGGGGTTACGAAAGGTGCCTAG